A genome region from Phoenix dactylifera cultivar Barhee BC4 chromosome 18, palm_55x_up_171113_PBpolish2nd_filt_p, whole genome shotgun sequence includes the following:
- the LOC103714037 gene encoding AT-hook motif nuclear-localized protein 23: protein MAGLDLGTASRFVHPLLHRRPDLHLQRSDADDSAGVGDESSAAAAAASAGLELMDPPGGSSAAGPGDVVARRPRGRPPGSKNKPKPPVIITRESANTLQAHILEVGSGCDVFDCVATYARRRQRGVCILSGSGSVTNVSLRQPASAGSVVTLHGRFEILSLSGSFLPPPAPPGATSLTIFLAGGQGQVVGGSVVGALIAAGPVIVIAASFTNVAYERLPLEDEEPPPLQMQPPVSQGPGSGGGGGGGTNGGGGGGGGNPFPDPSSLPFFNLPLNMPQLPMDGHAGWPGSAAGRPPY from the coding sequence ATGGCGGGCCTAGATCTCGGCACAGCCTCCCGGTTCGTCCACCCACTCCTCCACCGCCGCCCCGACCTCCACCTCCAGCGCTCTGACGCTGATGACTCCGCAGGCGTCGGGGATGAGTCCtccgctgccgccgccgccgcctccgcagGGCTGGAGTTGATGGATCCCCCCGGCGGGTCCTCGGCCGCGGGGCCGGGCGATGTCGTCGCCCGGCGCCCCCGCGGCCGACCCCCGGGGTCGAAGAACAAGCCAAAGCCCCCCGTTATCATCACCCGGGAGAGTGCCAACACCCTTCAGGCCCACATCCTCGAGGTTGGCAGCGGCTGCGACGTCTTCGACTGCGTCGCGACGTACGCGCGCCGCCGCCAGCGCGGCGTCTGCATCCTCAGCGGCAGCGGCTCCGTCACCAACGTCAGCCTCCGCCAGCCGGCTTCCGCGGGCTCCGTCGTCACCCTCCATGGCCGCTTCGagatcctctccctctccggcTCCTTCCTCCCGCCCCCAGCCCCGCCGGGGGCCACCAGCCTCACCATCTTCCTAGCTGGCGGGCAGGGGCAGGTCGTAGGAGGGAGCGTAGTGGGCGCGCTCATCGCTGCCGGCCCGGTCATCGTGATCGCCGCGTCGTTCACCAACGTCGCGTACGAGCGGCTTCCTCTTGAAGATGAGGAGCCGCCACCGCTCCAGATGCAGCCACCTGTTTCGCAGGGCCCGGGAAGTGGCGGCGGAGGTGGTGGCGGGACTAACggtggcggtggtggtggaggtgggAATCCGTTCCCGGACCCTTCGAGCTTGCCGTTCTTTAATCTGCCGCTCAACATGCCACAGTTGCCAATGGACGGACACGCCGGGTGGCCTGGGAGTGCTGCAGGCCGGCCACCCTACTGA